A section of the Phacochoerus africanus isolate WHEZ1 chromosome 4, ROS_Pafr_v1, whole genome shotgun sequence genome encodes:
- the LOC125124561 gene encoding olfactory receptor 2T29-like → MGNSTWLANRTGQIDFILLGLCSQSKHPMLLCAVIFVIFLMALSGNSILILLIHSTAHLHTPMYFFISQLSLMDVMYISVTVPKMLMDQVMGMNKISAPECGMQMFLYLTLGGSEFFLLAAMAYDRYVAICHPLHYSILMNHKVLVLLVSCCWFLGSMDGFMLTPITMTFPFCRSWEIHHFFCEVPAVMKLSCSDTSLFETLMYICCVLMLLIPFTIISSSYYFILLTIHRMNSAEGRKKAFTTCSSHMTIVILFYGAPVYTYMLPSSYHTPGKDMVVSVFYTILTPLINPLIYSLRNKDVTGALSKMFNVESPRKL, encoded by the coding sequence ATGGGCAACTCCACCTGGTTGGCCAACCGCACTGGGCAAATAGATTTCATCCTACTGGGACTCTGCAGTCAATCGAAGCACCCAATGCTCCTTTGTGCAGTCATTTTTGTGATTTTCCTGATGGCCTTGTCTGGGAATAGCATCTTGATCCTTCTGATTCATTCTACTGCCcatctccacacccccatgtactttttcaTCAGCCAGTTGTCTCTCATGGATGTGATGTACATTTCTGTCACTGTGCCCAAGATGCTCATGGACCAGGTCATGGGCATGAATAAGATCTCAGCCCCTGAATGTGGAATGCAGATGTTTCTCTACTTGACACTTGGAGGTTCAGAATTTTTCCTTCTGGCTGctatggcctatgaccgctatgtggccatatGCCATCCACTCCACTATTCTATTCTCATGAATCATAAGGTATTGGTCCTCTTGGTGTCTTGTTGCTGGTTCCTGGGATCAATGGATGGCTTTATGCTCACACCCATCACCATGACTTTCCCCTTTTGCAGATCCTGGGAAAtccatcatttcttctgtgaGGTCCCTGCTGTAATGAAGCTTTCCTGTTCAGACACATCCCTCTTTGAGACACTCATGTACATATGCTGTGTCCTCATGCTCCTCATCCCTTTCACAATAATTTCAAGCTCCTATTATTTCATCCTCCTCACCATCCACAGAATGAACTCAGCAGAGGGCCGGAAGAAGGCCTTCACCACATGTTCTTCCCACATGACCATAGTTATTCTCTTCTATGGGGCTCCTGTCTACACCTACATGCTCCCTAGCTCCTACCACACCCCTGGGAAGGACATGGTTGTATCTGTCTTTTACACCATACTCACTCCTTTGATAAACCCTTTGATATATAGCCTTAGGAATAAGGATGTCACAGGGGCACTAAGCAAAATGTTTAATGTGGAATCTCCCAGAAAACTGTAA
- the LOC125124185 gene encoding LOW QUALITY PROTEIN: olfactory receptor 2T3-like (The sequence of the model RefSeq protein was modified relative to this genomic sequence to represent the inferred CDS: inserted 2 bases in 1 codon) translates to MYSWYQNSQNQTSNADFILVGLFGEARHSILLYTVVFIFFLMALAGNTLLLILIHVEPRLHTPMYFFISQLSLMDLMYISVTVPKMLMSQVTGGQTISPSGCGIQMFSYLTLAGAKSFLLSTMAYDPYVAICRPLHYPLLKNQRVCECLVSGCWFLGMVDGFLLTPITMSFPFCHSRKILSFFCEAPALLKLSCSDISLYKMLMYLCCVLMLLIPTMVISSXLHLIHRINSAKGHRKAFATCSSHIIVVLLFFGAGIYTYMPPGSYHTVEKDMIVSAFYTIITPVLNPVIYSLHNKDVTGALRSRM, encoded by the exons ATGTACTCATGGTATCAAAATTCACAGAATCAAACATCAAATGCTGATTTTATCCTTGTGGGGCTCTTTGGTGAAGCCAGACACTCCATCCTCCTCTACACTGTGgtcttcatcttcttcttgaTGGCCCTAGCTGGGAACACCCTCCTCCTCATCCTGATCCATGTGGAGCCCCGCctgcacacccccatgtacttcttcatTAGCCAGCTCTCCCTCATGGACCTTATGTACATATCTGTGACTGTGCCCAAGATGCTCATGAGCCAGGTGACAGGAGGTCAGACAATTTCTCCCTCAGGTTGTGGGATCCAGATGTTCTCCTATCTGACTCTCGCTGGAGCAAAGTCTTTCCTCCTCTCCACCATGGCCTATGACCCATATGTTGCCATTTGCAGACCCCTCCATTACCCCCTGCTGAAGAATCAGAGGGTCTGTGAATGTCTTGTATCTGGATGCTGGTTTCTAGGAATGGTTGATGGTTTTTTACTCACCCCCATCACTATGAGCTTCCCCTTTTGTCACTCCAGAAAAATCCTGAGCTTTTTCTGTGAGGCTCCTGCCTTGCTGAAGCTCTCTTGTTCTGACATCTCCCTCTACAAGATGCTCATGTACCTGTGCTGTGTTCTTATGCTTCTCATCCCCACCATGGTAATCTCAAG TCTGCACCTCATACATAGAATTAATTCGGCCAAGGGCCACAGGAAGGCCTttgccacctgctcctcccacatAATTGTAGTGCTTCTCTTCTTTGGTGCTGGCATCTACACCTATATGCCTCCTGGTTCTTACCATACAGTTGAGAAGGACATGATAGTCTCAGCCTTTTACACAATCATCACCCCTGTACTGAACCCTGTCATTTACAGCCTCCACAATAAAGATGTCACAGGGGCTCTGAGAAGCAGGATGTGA